A genomic segment from Bradyrhizobium sp. ISRA430 encodes:
- a CDS encoding IS91 family transposase, giving the protein MMAPVLEVADIFRRHGEAFRQARAEHLGRVERRVMGAITACRTAVLGGHVEQCDDCGATRIAYNSCRNRHCPKCQGAARAQWLAERQAELLPVPYFHVVFTLPAPAGEIAFQNKAVVYAILFRCAAETLATIAADPKHLGAQLGVTAVLHTWGQTLQHHPHLHCVVPGGGPSLDGTRWVACRPGFFLPVRVLSRLFRRLFLQELQAAFAAGQLGFFGDLAHLADPAAFTQRLAQLRRTDWVVYAKPPFGGPEQVLAYLGRYTHRVAIANSRLISLADGKVSFSWKDYRQNRKAKVMTLNADEFIRRFLLHTLPDGFHRIRHYGFLANGGRSDKIAFCRQLLTVRNPPTDQEAGDDPLTKWKIPVCPHCGGTMRRVDVVPRACARDHPFRCDTS; this is encoded by the coding sequence TGCCGAGCATCTGGGCCGCGTCGAGCGGCGCGTCATGGGCGCGATCACGGCATGCCGGACGGCTGTGCTCGGCGGCCACGTCGAGCAGTGCGATGACTGCGGCGCCACACGCATTGCCTACAACTCCTGTCGCAATCGGCATTGCCCGAAGTGCCAGGGCGCGGCGCGCGCGCAATGGCTCGCCGAACGGCAAGCCGAACTCCTTCCCGTACCGTATTTCCACGTCGTCTTCACCCTGCCGGCCCCCGCCGGAGAGATCGCCTTCCAGAACAAGGCCGTCGTCTACGCCATCCTGTTCCGCTGCGCGGCCGAGACGCTCGCCACCATCGCGGCCGACCCCAAGCATCTCGGCGCTCAGCTCGGCGTGACCGCCGTCCTCCACACCTGGGGCCAGACCCTGCAACACCATCCGCATCTCCACTGCGTCGTGCCCGGCGGTGGACCCTCGCTCGACGGCACACGCTGGGTCGCTTGCCGGCCCGGCTTCTTCCTGCCAGTACGCGTCCTCTCCCGGTTGTTCCGCCGCCTGTTTCTGCAAGAGCTGCAAGCTGCCTTCGCGGCTGGCCAGTTGGGTTTCTTTGGCGATCTCGCGCATCTGGCGGATCCCGCCGCGTTCACCCAACGCCTCGCTCAACTCCGACGGACCGACTGGGTCGTCTATGCCAAGCCGCCATTCGGCGGCCCCGAACAGGTGCTGGCTTATCTCGGCCGCTATACGCATCGCGTCGCCATCGCCAACAGCCGGCTGATCTCGCTTGCCGACGGCAAGGTCAGCTTTTCCTGGAAGGACTATCGGCAGAATCGCAAAGCCAAAGTGATGACGCTTAATGCCGATGAGTTCATTCGTCGCTTTCTCCTGCACACCCTGCCGGACGGCTTCCACCGCATCCGCCACTATGGTTTCCTCGCCAATGGCGGACGCAGCGATAAAATCGCCTTCTGCCGTCAACTCCTTACTGTCCGCAACCCTCCGACTGATCAAGAAGCCGGCGACGATCCCCTCACCAAATGGAAGATCCCCGTCTGCCCGCATTGTGGCGGCACCATGCGGCGCGTCGATGTCGTCCCGCGAGCCTGCGCCCGCGACCATCCGTTTCGTTGTGATACGTCATGA